Sequence from the Maribellus comscasis genome:
TCTTCTGTTTTAGTTTTAACATTAAATTTGTACCTGAAGTCCAAAAGTGTAAGTTTTACTTGGTGGCACAACGCCTTGTTTCGACGTATCATCAAAATCATTGGTTTCAGGATCGAGTCCTTTGAACCCGGTCAGGATAAATAAATTCCTAAAGTTAGCATAGATGCGAACGTGTTTAAGCCCAATTGAATGTAACACAGATTTTGGCAGAGTATATCCAAAAGTCAAGTCTTTTCCGCGTAAATAAGAAGCATCTTCAACATAAAAGTCCGACATACGAACCTGACTGTCAAGCGACCGTACTTTAGGATATTTTGCTGTTTGATTTTCTGGAGTCCACCTATCTAAAAGAAACGTTGGTTTATTAACTGCCAATGAACGGAACGAACTTTGCCACATTGAACCGTAAAGAATTTCTTCCATTCCCTGAACACCTTCAAGCAATAACGAAAAATCAAAATTTTTCCACCTGACACTGAGGTTTAATGAATAAATGAAATCAGGATGTGGATCGCCAATAATTTCACGGTCTTCGTCGGTGATCTCCCCATCGCCTGAAATATCTTTCGTCCAAAGGTCGCCGGCAGTAATATTTAAATCTTGTTCGGGAATCAAACCACCATCAATTTGTTCCTGTGTTGCAATTCCACCAATACGGTAGCCATAATAAGCATCGATGGGTTGTCCTTCCTGCCAAATGTAATAGTCTTTGTCACCAGGATAAACAGGGGCACCATTATTATTCAAACTGGTAATTTCATTTTTGTATCCTGAAACATTAAGATTGGCCCCTAGCTGCAATCCATTACTAAACCTTCGGTTCCATCCAAATGTGAAATCCCATCCAACATTTTGTACCTCTGCAATGTTCCTGTACGGCCCTTGCTGTACTCCAACTGTAGCAGGAATAGCAATCCGATATAAAACATCACTACTTATTTTTTTGTAAAGGTCCAGCGATACATTAAACTGTTCATACATATTCAGGTCAATACCAACATTTCCCATGGTGGTTGTTTCCCATGAGATATCAGTGTTTGCAAGCGAGCCAATACCAATTGTAGTTTCCAGTTCGTCATCCACGGGGTATGAGGTATTTTCATCAGCCACAAGCAGGTCTCTTGCGGCATAGTTATCGATATTCTGGTTTCCCAATTGTCCGTATGAAAGCCTTAGCTTTAAGTTATCTATATTGCTTGCATCTTTCATAAAATTTTCCTCTGAAATCCTCCATCCGAAAGAAGCTGATGGGAATACTCCCCACTGATTTCCTGAACTGAAACGCGAAGAGCCATCCAAACGAACATTCATTTCCAAAAGATATCGGTCGGAATAATTGTAATTCACACGGCCAAAAAATGATGATAAGGCATATTCCGTAGCACCAGCCCAGTTTGCCATCGTTGCTGAAGACCCCAGGTTCAATTCAGGTTGAAAATTGTTTAGTAATTCCTGCCTGCTGGCTCCAAACATTTTATATATATATGACTCAAACGAAGTACCTCCCAGTATCGCCAGCTCTGAGTTTTCAGTAAAATCAAAACTATAGACAGCCGTGGCTGTCCCCGTCTGTTTCATCGATTCTGACGACTCCAGCGATAATTCAGAAATCTCATATCCTTCAGTCGTTTCCCAAAAGTTATAGGTATAACGTGCAGGAGTAAATTCGTCTTGCTTATCAAAATTTCTAACTTGTGAGTATTCAACAGTGATATCCAAATTCTTCACCAATGAAAGCTTAGTTCCCAGCAAGCCAACTACCTGATTTTGCGTGGTTTTATCATGTGCTCCCAAGGCAAGTGTTGGTGCTTCTGAATTATACATGTCATTTGGGAAATAGTATCCATACCATCCAGGCACATGCCATCTGTTTGAACCTGAATCGTATTCATTTCTATAATAAAAAAGCTTGGAATAGAATCTTATTCTGTCGTCCAGCAATGAAGCATCGTAATTCATTTTTATATTGTACGTTTCAGCTTCGTTACCAATCAATATACCTTCCTGGTTGGTGTAACCAATTCCTACCCGGCCATAGCTGTTTTCTCCTCCACCTTCAACACTTAAATAGTGTTTCTGTAAGGGAGCAGCACGGAAGGAC
This genomic interval carries:
- a CDS encoding SusC/RagA family TonB-linked outer membrane protein, giving the protein MKKKLINRALPAQVRLKKFLLIMRLTILLCFTLISSLNASVYSQDAKLGLELKGKTISDAFEFIESNSNFRFFYNADFKDINKKIEFSTKDADIESMLKGLFADSNISYEIVGGNLIVLKVNSQQENLSVKGKVSDRDGIALPGVTVVVKGTIQGTVTNADGEYSISNIPKDATLLFSFVGMKTQEVKVDNQPQIDVVMHIDAIGIEEVVAVGYGSQKKINLTGSISQVDTETLQSSAVTNTSSALQGKTSGVTIRQNSGLAGEDNSSIKIRGIGTLNAGQNPLVLVDGVEMDINSVDPMDIENISILKDAASAAIYGSRAANGVILITTKDSRKNQPTSINYNSYYGIQQVTNIPDMMNAYEHAMLYNEALANDGISLYFSDDDLTKLQNAIYVDDINFPNNLSEAELADFHANGYYQNVDYKKMSFRAAPLQKHYLSVEGGGENSYGRVGIGYTNQEGILIGNEAETYNIKMNYDASLLDDRIRFYSKLFYYRNEYDSGSNRWHVPGWYGYYFPNDMYNSEAPTLALGAHDKTTQNQVVGLLGTKLSLVKNLDITVEYSQVRNFDKQDEFTPARYTYNFWETTEGYEISELSLESSESMKQTGTATAVYSFDFTENSELAILGGTSFESYIYKMFGASRQELLNNFQPELNLGSSATMANWAGATEYALSSFFGRVNYNYSDRYLLEMNVRLDGSSRFSSGNQWGVFPSASFGWRISEENFMKDASNIDNLKLRLSYGQLGNQNIDNYAARDLLVADENTSYPVDDELETTIGIGSLANTDISWETTTMGNVGIDLNMYEQFNVSLDLYKKISSDVLYRIAIPATVGVQQGPYRNIAEVQNVGWDFTFGWNRRFSNGLQLGANLNVSGYKNEITSLNNNGAPVYPGDKDYYIWQEGQPIDAYYGYRIGGIATQEQIDGGLIPEQDLNITAGDLWTKDISGDGEITDEDREIIGDPHPDFIYSLNLSVRWKNFDFSLLLEGVQGMEEILYGSMWQSSFRSLAVNKPTFLLDRWTPENQTAKYPKVRSLDSQVRMSDFYVEDASYLRGKDLTFGYTLPKSVLHSIGLKHVRIYANFRNLFILTGFKGLDPETNDFDDTSKQGVVPPSKTYTFGLQVQI